The proteins below come from a single Zea mays cultivar B73 chromosome 8, Zm-B73-REFERENCE-NAM-5.0, whole genome shotgun sequence genomic window:
- the LOC103635161 gene encoding uncharacterized protein encodes MVHVEQQQQQSGHRSLGRTQVHTSAPHEQTPLKEAQLDGNVVKDLPSDPILHNMRTRRVQAASMGISESRQKQVYLISLINKGRVVAKGKLVTTDSQREILGAKLGPEYCGVLVEGLENIELGNIIYEEVPRPSNQIRTLIDAIGYVIPWPITHVKQARSSSCTRNKLVPAARGQS; translated from the exons ATGGTTCATGtcgagcagcagcaacaacaatctGGCCATAGAAGTCTTGGACGAACTCAAGTCCATACATCTGCACCACATGAGCAAACACCTTTAAAG GAGGCACAACTTGATGGCAATGTAGTCAAAGATTTGCCAAGTGATCCTATATTGCACAACATG AGAACTCGAAGGGTTCAAGCTGCCAGCATGGGCATATCAGAATCA AGACAAAAGCAAGTCTACCTTATTTCACTGATAAACAAAGGCAGAGTTGTGGCCAAAGGGAAGTTAGTGACTACAGATAGCCAAAGAGAAATATTAGGAGCAAAGCTTGGACCAGAATATTGTGGGGTTCTTGTTGAAGGCCTTGAAAATATTGAACTTGGCAATATTATATATGAGGAGGTACCTAGACCATCTAATCAGATTCGTACACTAATTGATGCTATTGGCTATGTTATTCCTTGGCCAATTACACAT GTGAAACAAGCTAGAAGCTCATCTTGTACCCGCAACAAGTTGGTACCTGCAGCACGTGGACAAAGCTAG